In one Vidua chalybeata isolate OUT-0048 chromosome 4, bVidCha1 merged haplotype, whole genome shotgun sequence genomic region, the following are encoded:
- the SMIM14 gene encoding small integral membrane protein 14, whose product MAEGGFDPCECICSHEHAMRRLINLLRQSQSYCTDTECLQELPGPNSSSDNGISFAMIMMAWVVIALVLFLLRPSNLRGSNTVGKPTSQHNGQEPPAPPVD is encoded by the exons ATGGCAGAAGGTGGATTTGATCCCTGTGAATGCATTTGCTCACATGAACATGCAATGAGAAGACTGATTAATCTG ctgaGACAATCCCAGTCGTACTGCACAGACACAGAATGCCTTCAGGAAT TGCCAGGACCAAACTCTTCCAGTGACAATGGCATCAGCTTTGCCATGATAATGATGGCCTGGGTGGTGATTGCACTTGTCTTGTTCTTACTGCGACCTAGTAATCTAAGAGGATCAAACACAGTCGGAAAGCCAACCAGCCAACACAAT